The nucleotide window GGAGAAGGTGAACGAGGAACTGGAGCGCCACATCGTCTCGGCGTTCGACGACCTCGTGGAGGAGTTCGAGGCGCACGACCTGCCGAACTTCCGGACCGCCGCGTACGTGGTGGCGATCCAGCGCGTTGCCGACGCGTACGCGAACAACGGGAACTGGCCCTAGGCGTCGTTCGCATCGAGTTGGGTCTCGATCCGGTCGAGGTCGGCTCTTCCTCGTTCGTCCGTGTTCGCGTTCCGTCGCTCCGTCCCGTTGCCTCGCCGAGCGACTGCACGGCCCGTCCATCCTCAGCGAACAACTATCCAGATCCGGGACCAACGTAGAAGGCATGACCGTCACCGTCGAATCGCTGTTCACCGCGCCCGAGGACTCCGCACCGATGCGAAGCCACGACCGGATCGAGTGCGTCGACGGCGGCATCGAGGGTGACCGCTACCTGCTCGGCACCGGCTACTACTCGCCGTTCGACGTGTGCGAGGTCACCTTCGTCTCGGCCGCGGCGATCGACGAGATCCGCGAGTCGTTCGACATCGACCTCGCCGACGGTCGGCACCGGCGGAACGTGGTCCTCCGCGGCGTCGGCACGGACGAACTCCACGACCTCCTCGGCGCGACGTTCCGCGTCGGCGGGGCGACGTTCCGCGGTACCCGGCCCCGGCCGCCGTGCGCCCACGTCGAGCAGGTCGCGGATGAGAAGGGCGTCGCCCGGGCGCTGAAGGAGCGACGTGGGGGCATCTGCGCTGACGTGGTCGAACCGGGAGGCGTCGGCGTAGGTGACGAACTCGAACTGCTGGAGGCGGATTCGCGAACAGTGGGGAAGCGTATCGCAGACCGGCTCCGCGGGGCCGTCGGCGAGTAGTCGGCCGGACAAATGATCCCGTTGGACCGACGCCTCGATCGGCGCTCACCCGGGGAAGATGCTGTCCGCGATGTACGCCGTCACGGTCCAGTTCGGGGCGTCCACGACCTCGCTCACCTTCAGGTCCATCGCGGCCGAACAGAGGAGGTACGCCTCGCCCCTCGTCAGGTCGCGGTGCTCGTGCAGGTGGCCGATCATGTGCCGGGTCGCCTTCTTCGTCGCCTCCATCAGGTTCGGGTCGATGCCGGTCGTCGCGTACATCGGCTCGTCGACGCCGGTCGGGGTGAACGGCCCTCGCGTTTGGAGCTGGGGCTGGTCGACGTCCATGTCCGTCCGGACGGAGAAACGAGCGGTGACGAACATCGGCGCCTCGACGCCCGTGACGCACACCTCGCCGTCGCCCTGCGCTGCGTGACAGTCGCCCGTCGAGAACAGCGCGCCCTCGACCTCCACGGGGAGGTAGACGGTCGTGCCGGCGGTCATGTGCTTCACGTCCATGTTCCCGCCGACGTCGCGGGGCGGGAGTGTGTCGTGCTCGCCGGACTCGCCCGGCGCGTTGCCGATGACGCCCGGGAACGGGTCAAGGGGCACCTCGATGCCGTTGACGAACTTTCCGATGTCGCCCTCCAGGTCCCAGATGTGGATGCCGGGTTCATCGAAGTCCTCGGGCAGGAGGCCGAGTTCCATCTCGCCGGGGAAGTAGACGTTGTACCCCCAGCCCTTGTGCTGGGGGTCGAGCAGTTCCACCTCCAACACGTCGCCCGGGTCCGCGTCCTCCACGTACACCGGCCCGGTGAGCGGGTGGACCGGGTCGAACGAGACGTCCGGCACGTCCGCGGCGGTCGTCTCCACGTCGATCTGTCGGTCGACGGCGTCGCGACACTCGAACCGAACCACGTCGCCCGACTCGACGGTGACGACGGGATCGAGCGAGTTGTCCCACGCGCTGTGGATGTTCCGATCCGCGTCGGAGATGCGGTAGTCGACCGCGTACTCGTCCGCTGTCGATGGCGATTGTCCCATGGTATCAATACTCATTCGATGAGT belongs to Halorarum halophilum and includes:
- a CDS encoding MOSC domain-containing protein — its product is MTVTVESLFTAPEDSAPMRSHDRIECVDGGIEGDRYLLGTGYYSPFDVCEVTFVSAAAIDEIRESFDIDLADGRHRRNVVLRGVGTDELHDLLGATFRVGGATFRGTRPRPPCAHVEQVADEKGVARALKERRGGICADVVEPGGVGVGDELELLEADSRTVGKRIADRLRGAVGE
- a CDS encoding acetamidase/formamidase family protein, translating into MGQSPSTADEYAVDYRISDADRNIHSAWDNSLDPVVTVESGDVVRFECRDAVDRQIDVETTAADVPDVSFDPVHPLTGPVYVEDADPGDVLEVELLDPQHKGWGYNVYFPGEMELGLLPEDFDEPGIHIWDLEGDIGKFVNGIEVPLDPFPGVIGNAPGESGEHDTLPPRDVGGNMDVKHMTAGTTVYLPVEVEGALFSTGDCHAAQGDGEVCVTGVEAPMFVTARFSVRTDMDVDQPQLQTRGPFTPTGVDEPMYATTGIDPNLMEATKKATRHMIGHLHEHRDLTRGEAYLLCSAAMDLKVSEVVDAPNWTVTAYIADSIFPG